One genomic window of Polyangium aurulentum includes the following:
- a CDS encoding tetratricopeptide repeat protein, translated as MWGTRAKGVTLIGLMVGVSLAAGIALADEPNPFAVECNRTATEEDLQGAKGAHQAARQFYERGEYARAIQYWKDVYNLDCNALGTLLNIANAYEKLGDRKNAILALEAYLKRDPEAGDAQKIQTRIENLRSLLSSQPTATPTASVGPVPTSTPTAVPTAPPPPEKPFGIAPWVTVGVGGAALIAGAILWPVGQSTFDGTEAPDQASAMGSGKCYVVTAGQSAYHCYSPKYADQATLGQNQSLTGKILLGVGAAAVAGGLVWEFLANKPVTPSTEPEAAKNTKIRVTPSVGPGLNGVVVQGSF; from the coding sequence ATGTGGGGAACGCGCGCGAAGGGGGTAACGCTCATCGGGCTCATGGTCGGGGTGAGCCTCGCAGCCGGCATCGCGCTGGCCGATGAACCCAATCCTTTCGCGGTCGAGTGCAACCGCACGGCCACGGAAGAGGATCTTCAGGGCGCCAAGGGCGCGCACCAGGCCGCTCGCCAGTTCTACGAGCGCGGCGAGTACGCGCGCGCCATCCAGTACTGGAAAGACGTCTACAACCTCGACTGCAACGCGCTCGGCACGCTGCTCAACATCGCGAACGCGTACGAGAAACTCGGCGATCGCAAGAACGCCATCCTCGCGCTCGAGGCCTACTTGAAGCGCGATCCCGAGGCGGGGGACGCGCAGAAGATCCAGACCCGCATCGAGAACCTGCGCAGCCTGCTGAGCAGCCAGCCCACGGCCACGCCCACGGCTTCGGTCGGGCCCGTGCCCACGAGCACCCCGACCGCGGTGCCCACCGCGCCGCCTCCGCCCGAGAAGCCCTTCGGCATCGCGCCCTGGGTCACCGTCGGCGTCGGCGGAGCCGCGCTCATCGCGGGCGCGATCCTGTGGCCCGTCGGTCAGAGCACCTTCGACGGCACGGAGGCTCCCGACCAAGCGAGCGCGATGGGAAGCGGCAAGTGCTACGTGGTCACCGCGGGTCAGAGCGCGTACCACTGCTACAGCCCGAAGTACGCCGATCAGGCGACGCTCGGCCAGAACCAGTCGCTCACCGGCAAGATCCTTCTCGGCGTGGGCGCGGCCGCGGTGGCCGGCGGTCTCGTGTGGGAGTTTTTGGCCAACAAGCCCGTGACGCCGAGCACGGAGCCCGAAGCCGCGAAGAACACGAAGATCCGCGTCACGCCCTCCGTCGGCCCCGGCCTGAACGGCGTGGTCGTGCAGGGCTCGTTCTAG
- a CDS encoding formylglycine-generating enzyme family protein, whose amino-acid sequence MKRAAALAAALCALGCKGTHAEKLGDAGVAPDAPPWASAEAEPAARPGMAWIPPGVLIAGTPPERMPRVADEEMAGEQVVMTGFHIDLFPYPNEPGAIPTTNVTQAEAAELCAAQGKRLCTELEWERACKGPQNTTYEYGDTYKAGVCATGSTRNLVPNGVNAGCRSAFGVHDLHGGIWFWTSSEWKRDTSKTNLATIRGGNAPEGELVGRCANGRGLRVDAHREDVGLRCCAGEPNSFEVVLSVSRGVPLAYKPSDTKIGPALLPLVPEDIREATRDRKPADQFEVERVWIWHPLGNEELLLGGGCAKPKGRARCGVIVARMRFDAPVSMGFVPTDRWTPTVGETDTPRELFVYGGDDQGAFRKRLSYEWGKLGISDKERKKKRKGRKEPEWD is encoded by the coding sequence GTGAAGCGGGCGGCCGCCCTCGCTGCCGCGCTCTGCGCCCTCGGCTGCAAAGGGACGCACGCCGAAAAGCTCGGCGATGCTGGCGTCGCGCCCGACGCTCCTCCATGGGCGAGCGCCGAGGCCGAGCCCGCGGCGCGACCGGGCATGGCGTGGATCCCGCCCGGCGTGCTCATCGCGGGCACGCCGCCCGAGCGCATGCCGCGCGTCGCGGACGAGGAGATGGCGGGCGAGCAGGTCGTGATGACCGGCTTCCACATCGATCTGTTCCCGTACCCGAACGAGCCCGGCGCGATCCCGACGACGAACGTGACGCAAGCCGAGGCGGCCGAGCTGTGCGCGGCGCAGGGCAAGCGCTTGTGCACCGAGCTCGAGTGGGAGCGCGCCTGCAAGGGCCCGCAGAACACGACATACGAGTACGGCGACACCTACAAAGCGGGGGTCTGCGCGACCGGCAGCACGCGCAACCTGGTGCCGAACGGCGTGAACGCGGGTTGCCGGAGCGCGTTCGGCGTCCACGATCTGCACGGCGGGATCTGGTTCTGGACGTCGAGCGAGTGGAAGCGCGACACGAGCAAGACGAACCTCGCGACCATCCGCGGCGGCAACGCGCCCGAGGGTGAGCTGGTGGGCAGGTGCGCGAACGGCCGCGGCCTGCGGGTCGACGCGCACCGCGAGGACGTGGGGCTGCGCTGCTGCGCGGGCGAGCCGAACAGCTTCGAGGTGGTGCTCTCGGTGAGCCGCGGCGTGCCGCTCGCGTACAAGCCATCCGACACGAAGATCGGCCCCGCGCTCCTGCCGCTCGTGCCCGAGGACATCCGCGAGGCGACGCGCGATCGGAAGCCCGCCGATCAGTTCGAGGTCGAACGAGTCTGGATCTGGCATCCGCTCGGCAACGAGGAGCTTCTGCTCGGCGGAGGCTGCGCCAAGCCGAAGGGCCGCGCGCGCTGCGGCGTCATCGTGGCGCGGATGCGCTTCGACGCGCCCGTCTCCATGGGCTTCGTCCCCACCGACCGCTGGACGCCCACCGTCGGCGAGACCGACACCCCGCGCGAGCTGTTCGTCTACGGCGGCGACGATCAGGGCGCCTTCCGCAAGCGACTCTCTTACGAGTGGGGCAAGCTCGGCATCAGCGACAAGGAGCGCAAGAAGAAGCGCAAGGGTCGCAAAGAACCCGAGTGGGACTAG
- a CDS encoding sigma-54-dependent transcriptional regulator — MLPEKKQILVVDDEANLRRVLSAQLARDGYEVHTAEDGEAGLAFLKEHHIDLVITDLRMPKVDGMDLLRAALRDDPTRPVVMLTAHGTVDNAVEALKTGAFDYITKPFDQHEVRLVVRKALRTRDLASADASRDVAATPPKEGAARFGIIGESQPIQDLYAIIERVADRPTTVLITGESGTGKELVARALHENSSRRERPFIKVNCAAIPKDLMESELFGYERGAFTGAVASKPGRFELASGGTLFLDEIGEIPNEMQVKLLRVLQESEFERVGGIKTIRVDVRLVAATNRDLKREIASGSFREDLFYRLNVVSIALPALRERRSDIPPLVSYFIAKFNARLRKNVEGVEPDAIERLASYGWPGNIRELENVIERAVLFADGARIRLEDLSEEVRVGAPQPSQTPSPNGPADAPRPSTASQEATSDDETASLADGLKEQVKAAMSKLERDLIVRALKQTQGNVTHAARLLKISRKGLQLKMKELGLREREPEQP, encoded by the coding sequence GTGCTGCCGGAGAAGAAGCAGATCCTGGTCGTGGACGACGAGGCCAACCTGCGCCGCGTCCTCAGCGCGCAGCTCGCGCGCGATGGCTACGAGGTGCATACCGCCGAGGACGGAGAGGCAGGCCTCGCCTTCCTGAAAGAGCATCACATCGACCTGGTGATCACCGACCTTCGCATGCCGAAGGTGGACGGGATGGATCTGCTGCGCGCCGCCCTGCGCGACGATCCGACCCGGCCCGTGGTGATGTTGACCGCCCACGGCACGGTGGACAACGCCGTGGAGGCGCTCAAGACGGGCGCCTTCGACTACATCACCAAGCCCTTCGACCAGCACGAGGTGCGCCTGGTCGTGCGCAAGGCGCTGCGAACGCGCGATCTGGCGAGCGCGGACGCGTCGCGCGACGTGGCTGCGACGCCGCCGAAAGAAGGCGCGGCGCGGTTCGGGATCATCGGCGAGAGCCAGCCCATCCAGGATCTCTACGCGATCATCGAGCGCGTGGCCGATCGGCCCACGACGGTGCTCATCACGGGCGAGAGCGGCACGGGCAAGGAGCTGGTGGCCCGGGCGCTGCACGAGAACTCGAGCCGCCGCGAGAGGCCCTTCATCAAGGTCAACTGCGCGGCGATCCCGAAGGATCTCATGGAGAGCGAGCTGTTCGGCTACGAGCGCGGCGCCTTCACCGGCGCGGTCGCCTCGAAGCCCGGCCGCTTCGAGCTCGCCTCCGGCGGCACGCTCTTCCTCGACGAGATCGGCGAGATCCCGAACGAGATGCAGGTGAAGCTCCTGCGCGTGCTGCAGGAGAGCGAGTTCGAGCGCGTGGGCGGCATCAAGACGATCCGCGTCGACGTGCGCCTCGTCGCCGCGACCAACCGCGATCTGAAGCGCGAGATCGCCTCGGGCTCGTTCCGCGAGGACCTGTTCTACCGGCTCAACGTGGTGTCGATCGCGCTGCCCGCGCTGCGCGAGCGCAGGAGCGACATCCCGCCGCTCGTCTCGTACTTCATCGCGAAGTTCAACGCGCGCCTGCGCAAGAACGTGGAGGGCGTCGAGCCCGACGCGATCGAGCGGCTCGCGAGCTACGGCTGGCCCGGCAACATCCGCGAGCTCGAGAACGTGATCGAGCGCGCGGTGCTCTTCGCCGACGGCGCGCGCATCCGGCTCGAGGACCTCTCCGAAGAGGTGCGCGTCGGCGCGCCGCAGCCCTCGCAGACGCCGAGCCCGAACGGCCCCGCAGACGCGCCGAGGCCGAGCACGGCGAGCCAGGAGGCGACGAGCGACGACGAGACGGCGTCGCTCGCCGACGGCCTCAAGGAGCAGGTGAAGGCCGCGATGAGCAAGCTCGAGCGCGACCTCATCGTGCGCGCGCTCAAGCAGACCCAGGGCAACGTCACGCACGCGGCCCGGCTCCTCAAGATCTCGCGCAAGGGGCTCCAGCTCAAGATGAAGGAGCTCGGTCTGAGGGAGCGCGAGCCCGAGCAGCCGTGA
- a CDS encoding ABC transporter ATP-binding protein, protein MTSDAPLVALRGVHARDASGPRRRARGGLHGLTLDLGPGVFAFVGAPEDGTIALTETIAGVRAPLRGGIAVGGQAPARAPSVRARIGALLSEPALPEARSVGAAVTIARRARGETSARPEELLEPLGLGHLAPRDPLSLGFAEARAVELALALSTPSPLLVALHEPLADVAINLLGLVRERIRDLALAGACVVVTTSSPADARALGDRIFLLHKGSIAGEGDAAGPLPGGEAALRAWVRPPDSPDDAASVRALARILSERPEVRAVSWEEREGPPPRAAEVRVSGDDLDACALALVDAAVEAGVLIESIAPASPGIGQVRAATEALQAFRRTATLSHSSPVALSTRRSPGQGILARMAPPAPTPAPAPAASPVPPPAAEPPEPPREPDPREPSGGGS, encoded by the coding sequence ATGACGTCGGACGCACCGCTCGTCGCGCTTCGCGGCGTACACGCGCGCGACGCGTCGGGCCCGCGAAGACGAGCGCGCGGCGGGCTTCACGGGCTCACGCTGGATCTCGGTCCGGGCGTCTTCGCGTTCGTCGGCGCGCCCGAGGACGGCACGATCGCGCTCACCGAGACGATTGCCGGCGTCCGCGCGCCGCTGCGAGGTGGGATCGCGGTCGGTGGACAGGCTCCCGCGCGCGCGCCGTCCGTGCGTGCTCGCATCGGTGCGCTGCTGTCCGAGCCGGCCTTGCCCGAGGCGCGCTCCGTCGGAGCTGCCGTGACGATCGCGCGACGTGCGCGTGGCGAGACGAGCGCGCGACCCGAAGAGCTGCTCGAGCCGCTCGGCTTGGGGCACCTCGCGCCCCGCGATCCTCTCTCGCTCGGCTTCGCGGAGGCGCGCGCGGTCGAGCTCGCGCTCGCGCTCTCCACGCCGAGCCCGCTGCTCGTCGCGCTGCACGAGCCGCTCGCCGACGTGGCGATCAACCTGCTCGGCCTCGTGCGCGAGCGCATCCGCGACCTCGCGCTCGCGGGCGCATGCGTGGTGGTGACGACCTCCTCGCCGGCGGACGCGCGTGCGCTCGGCGATCGCATCTTCCTTCTGCACAAGGGATCCATCGCGGGCGAAGGCGACGCTGCGGGGCCGCTGCCAGGAGGCGAAGCTGCGCTCCGGGCGTGGGTCCGACCGCCGGACAGCCCGGATGACGCTGCGTCCGTTCGCGCGCTCGCGCGCATCCTCTCCGAGCGCCCCGAGGTGCGCGCGGTGTCGTGGGAAGAGCGAGAGGGTCCTCCACCACGCGCGGCCGAAGTGCGCGTCTCGGGCGACGATCTCGACGCCTGCGCGCTCGCCCTGGTCGACGCTGCGGTCGAGGCAGGCGTGCTGATCGAGTCGATCGCGCCCGCTTCGCCAGGCATCGGCCAGGTGCGCGCGGCGACAGAGGCGCTGCAGGCGTTCCGTCGAACGGCCACGCTCTCGCACAGCTCGCCGGTCGCGCTCTCGACGCGTCGATCGCCGGGGCAGGGGATCCTCGCCCGAATGGCGCCGCCTGCACCCACGCCTGCGCCTGCTCCAGCCGCGTCGCCGGTGCCACCTCCAGCCGCCGAACCGCCGGAGCCTCCGCGCGAACCCGATCCGCGCGAGCCAAGCGGAGGAGGATCATGA